DNA sequence from the Methanobacterium petrolearium genome:
TATGATTTCTTTTTCTAAATGTTTCTTTGATTCTTTTAGGGAAATTTCAGAGTTTTCAAGACCTGTAATTCTTCTTTTTAGTGTGATGATTTGGTTTTGTGAGTTTTTGGTTTTAGTTTTTTGTTGGTTTAGTTCAAGTTTTTTGTTTTGGAGTTGGGTTTCGTTTTCTTGACGGAGGTTGGTTTCGTTTTCTAGGGAATTTGTTAATTTTTGTAATTCGTTGCTTATGTTTTTTATTTCGTTTTCTAGTTTTGTTATGTTTTCCTTAAATGATGTTTCTCGTTCTTGGAAAAGCTTGATTTCACTCCGTTGATTTGAAATGGTCGCCCTTAAACCATCAGATTCACTTTTAAATTTTGAGTCATTATCATTGATTATTTTTTTCAAAAAATTAATTTCCTCTCGCTTTCCAGATAATTTAGATTTATACGATCTTTCAATATTATCAAACTCATTATTTTTCTCTTTAATTGACGACCGGAGTTTTTCAATCATTTTTTCATGATTTTCCAGGTTAATGTGGTGTTGAGTGAAATCGCGCCCTACTAATTGATACTCTGATATCTCTCTGTTTCTATCAAAATTAACCTTGCTCACCCATTGCCACCACTTAGTATCTCCATTAAGCATTTTCATTGGTAATTCAAAGATCTTAAGTTTTTCTTTGTCAAAGGATTCCAGTTGGGCTTTCATTTTTTCTAGATCATTTTCTGAAAATGAACAGTCAAAATTCGCTTCATTTTTAAAACCAAAACAGTTATAATACGTTTTATTTGCAAAAGTGAGCTCTAAATCCTTATTGAATCTACATATGATCTCACTTTGATCATCTACCACCGAACAATAAAGCTTTTCATTTCTCTCCAAATGGTCTTTTCTTCTTTTGATCTCAGTTATATCATTTAAAAGCACAACAAGACCATCTAACAGTTTGTAAACTTTTATTTCAGCAGTTAAGGGTATCAGATCATTTTCAAAACTTTTTATTATACTTGAAGGTGAGTTAGTTTCTAATGTTTTATTACACATAATAGCAATGTCTTCATCCCAAATGGATTTAATGGACTCAGAAATCGACTTTCCAATTGTATCCTCATTTAAGTCTAAAAGCTCTTTAATTTTATTATTACAATAAATTGATTTTAAATCCGCATTAAAAGCTATTATCGCCTGATCAATTGTATCTAAAATCTCAAAATGTAGTGTTTCTCTATTTTTTTGAGATTCTTCCTCTTTAATTTTTTGAGTTAAATCTTTAAATATTAGGGTAGTGCCTAAAAACTCATTTTCATTCCCAATGTAATTTAGGTTATATTCTACAGGAACAATCGACCCATTTTTTTGTTTAATGGTGGTTTTTTGTGTAATTTCGGAGTTTTCGTTAACTATAAATTTTTCTAAATAAGTTTTAACCTTTTTGTCATGTTTAATCTCTTCAATGGGGAATATTTCGTATATGCATTTGTTTATTATTTCTTCAGGTGTAAAGCCAGTTAAAATGTATGCAAAATTATTGAAATATCTTATCAATCCTTTAGAATTAATAATGATTATTCCCAAATCTTTTGAATTGCTATCAAGATGTTTCCCAATTTCTAATAATTTTTTTCCTGTTTTTTGTCCAGAAAGTGCATTTTTAATCTTAGTTTGCAGCTCTTGTTCTTCAAATGGTTTTATCAAATAAGCCTCAGGATTAGTACTTTCAGCTCTTTCACGGATTTCAATGTCGTCATAGGCAGTTATATAAATTATTGGGACGTCATTTTCGCTTTTAATTTCTCTAACGGCATCTACTCCGTCCCCTTTACCCTTCAACATCATATCCATCAATATTAAATCTGGTTTAATATCTTTAGCTTTTTTAACCGCCTCTTCACGTGAAAAAGCAAATGATGGAACTTCATAGCCCCAGTTTTTCAGTTTTCTTTGGATTTCCATTGCAGTAAGTCCTTCATCTTCTACTACTAATATTTTTGCCTCTGACATTGACTCCCTCCAAAATAATGATTAACATTGTTTGATGTGACCAAGAATCTCTTTGACCCATATAAATTGCATCTATATGAATTCTACAAAAATTTACATGATATTAAGTTCGAATAATGGTTTAAAATCTATTTTTCCAGAAATATATCCTTAGTTTGGTTATTTGTTAATTCTAAACAACTTAAACCAGATGAATCGACTAAAACTCTCAAAATGGGCTTAATTTTATATTTATGATGTTAATAAGTTCATCTTTTCCCCAGTAATCCTTGAAATAGTTTAGCGATAACTCCCTCTTTGTCTGGTCCAACAGGAGTGTAAGAAGCACCCACAATATCAGCACCCAACTGCATTATTGAATTATAAGCTGGAGATTGAATATTTTTAATAACAAAAGGTTCACCAAAAACAGAAGCCCGACTAACTTGTGGATCTTCAGGTATTGATGATATAACTGGAATTTCAAGAATGGATTCAATTTCTCTAACAGATAAAAATATTTTATCATTATTGCATCGATTTACTACAGCTCCAATGATATTAATTCCAAGCTTACTAGCAACAATTTTAGTCTTGAGGGCATCTGCCACTGATGGAACTTCAGGGGTTGTAATTATAATAATCTCTGCAGCTGCAGCAATTGCTGTCAACGCACCCTTTTCCAGTCCTGCAGGAGCATCAATGAGAAGAATATCCGTTTCTCCAATTAAGGATGTTAAAACTTCATTTAAACGTTCGATTTTTACATTGCGAAGGTTTTGTAAAGATACTCCTGCAGGTATAACTTTCATTCCGGCAGGACCATCATAAACAGCATCATGAATATCAGCATCACCTAAAAGAACATCATATAACGTTATAAATTTATCTTCCATACATAAAACTAATTCAAGATTCGCCATTGCAACATCAGCATCTAATAAAATAACTTTTTCACCGAAACTTGATAGGGCAACTCCAAGATTGACTGTCAAAGTTGTTTTACCAACCCCTCCTTTTCCTGATGCAATTGTAATAACCCTTGTCATGATACTCCTCCTGATTCCTAATTTTTTTACAATTGTATACAGCAATACTAGTGAAAATCTGAAATCTCACCTCATTTTTAATTCCAAATGGCAATAAATATCAATCCTGAGATTGAAAGTTTTCAACCTTGTAAGATCATCCACGAACTTCTTTAAGCATTGCTCTGATAATAATTAAAACAGGACAACCAAGTTGTCTTTTGATACCCTTATTTTCTAATTTATCTGTGTAATCTCGAAATTTACATCCCTTTATTTTGATTTTTATTGAATTATCATTGCTCTCAATTTGATAATTGTCAATTATTTTGTAAAATTCGTTTAATATTTCAAAAAGGTCATTCAGTGCTTTTTTAGGATTTTTTGAATCTATTTGATATTCCCTATTTTCAGCTTCTTGCTTCAATGTGTACCATATATCTTTTCCAACAACTTGTGTTACTCCACCCACACCTTCTCCTAAAACAGAGCACAGCCCTATTGTATAACCTTCTAATACTCTCATTAACAATGAGGATAACTGATGATCAGTTTTTTCTTCATGTGATAATGATAAATCCATTTTAACACCTAAAAATTTGATTTGAATCTTAAAAAGTTTTGATCTTTTTTTAACAATTCTCGTATCATTCCGATGTTGGTATTTTTATCTGTTATAATAACCAATGCAAATTTTTCATTTAGTTTTCCAATTAGAATTTTTCCTATGTCTGTTTCAACAATTAATTGTTCTAACACCCCATAACTTATTGTTTGCATCATTTCTTGTAACGCAGCTAAAGCAGCTAACGGAATGCGTCCTAATTCAGATTTGCCCTCATCATACTGAGCTAAAGGCCGTCCCTCCTGATCTATCAATAACAATTCTTTGACACCCTTAACCCTATTAATCGATTTTAAGATTCTTTCATAGTTTTTATTCGTATTATAAATTTTTATATTCTCATTTTTAAATTTTAAGTCGTTTTTTGTATTATTATTTGTTTCCGCCATTTTTACTTCAACCATTTAGTGTCTCTCAAAAATTCAAGTATGCTATGACGCAATGTATCCTCTTAAAAAAATGTTTTTGTATTATAATTTTTTTATATCATCCATCTTGTTTCAATACCAAATAACAAAATTGTGGAAGTGCCGAAATCTGCAATTCCACATTTTCGAAAACTATAAAAAGAGTAATTATAACTGCAAATGTAAGATTTTACTTGATGTATTCCTCTTTATTATCCCCCCAAAACTCTTTATTTAAAAGATAAATGATGTTAAGATTGAAAGTAAAAAAACTATTATAATATAATAAATTACTTTAAGTTAGAATTTCATGAATTGCTTGTATCTCATACACAGCTCCAAAAACAAGTGAACCACCATGCATTGTCAAAACTAAATTGTTTGCATACACTGAATGAATGCTAAATATGTTATGGAGATTTAAAATCTTGATTTGTTAATAAGAGACATTTAAAATTAAGAGATTAATAAAAAGTTCATTTAAAAGAAGTATTAAAATGAAGAAACCCCGTACACCAATGATGAAAATTAATTAAGATAAACTTAACGGCATAATCATCATTATTCAAAGTTAAAAACTTTTTAGAACTATAAATCTTTTTAACTCATGAAATATGAAAGTTAAGGAAAATAAGAAGGTTAGCTGTTTAAACTAATCACTTATTATCTGATAATTCTTTTAATTCAGCATTTAAAGAGTATCCTACCACAGTCCTTATGGCAACAATAACCGCCAGAACTATGAGATCGTTTAAAGTGGGTTGAAGTATGCTTTTAATCAGATCAGCGGCAATGAAAAACTCCAGACCCAGAACTATTCTGGTAGTGAAGTCCAGGCGTATGTCATGGTATTGGTATGATTTTCTAAAAAGTTCTTTGGCTATAATCCGAAAAACTGCCCTTATTCCACCGTAAAAAACTAAAATAGCCCCAAATACGGCTAAAGAATAAGAAATATAATGAATAAATTCTTCAAACATTTTCCAATCTTCTACTCTTTAGGTTTTTCTTCTTGTATTTCCTCTTCTGGATTTTCCAGTTTTTCTAGGCGCGTTTCAATATCTTCCAGTTTTTTGTTGGTTGTTCCACTGTACTGGTTGAAACGTTTTTCCAGAGATTCGATATCTGTTGAAACCACGTTAAAACGTTTTTCCAGTGCAGATAAATCTTTTTTTGTGGCCAGGTCCCAATCTTCAATTAGCTGGTCACTCTGTTCATTTAAGAAAAGATCTATTCGATGGGACAGGTTATCAGTGCTGATGGGAACATTGACTTTTCCTTTGATTTTTTCACTCATTCCTGAAACCTTTTCACTGACTCCTGAAACATATTTTTCCCCCATTCCAGACATTGATCCCTCTCCAGACACTTTTTCACCCAGGTTACTTGCTCCTCCTTGCACCTTTTCACCGAAACTGTTAGCTTCACCATATACCCTTTCACCAAGGTTAGTTGCATCACTTTTCATTCTGCCAAGATTAAGTTTGCGGTTATCTTGTAAATAATAGTACAAGAGTATGACTACAGCCGCTACTAAAACCAGTATAGCAAATACTTCTAAGGGAGTCATGACCTAGTTTCCTCCTTTTCCTTTCTTTTCCATTTGTTTTTCTTTTTTCTCTATATCTTCTAAGAGTTTCTGGAGTTTTTCGTATTCTGCTCTGGTTTCAAGGCGGGTTACTCTTTCATTGATTTCACTGTGGAGAAAACCAACTTTTTGCATCATGTTTGAGGTTTCGCCCCTAATCTGAGAAAGTCTCTCTTGCTGGTCTTTGGGAAGTGGTATCACATTTTCCATGAGACGTTTGGATTCTAAATCTTTTTCAACCAGTTCAATTTTTTTGAGTTCAGCTTGTTTTTCAAGGAATATTACATTACTCTGGGCTTCTCTAACTTTTTTCCATTGCATCACAATAACTATTATTGCCACCAGTGCTATGACTGCAATGATGAGTAAAAAAATGTTTTGTGGAATGCTAACCATGTCTGCCATGATATTCCCCCTATCTACTTATTTAGAGTATTAAATTCATCTTTAAACTGTTTTAAGCCAATTAAGAGTTGAACCTTAATACTTAAAACCATTTCATCTGTTGGCCAATACATGCTTCAATCAGTTCATAAGCACCTAAACTTTTATGCCTTCCAGATGAAAGTTACATATAAATATGTACATTTATATAATTAATGCTTTATGATAATGGCTGGTATTTAAGTTTCATAAATATTTTGAGACAAGGAAAACTTAGTATTACATGCACATGAGAGATTAAGTCCAGAAGAATTAAGGATCCCCAACTAAAATAATTAAATTGTTTATTTAACTCAACATTAATGTGATTACATGATAGAAATGTACCAAAAAGCAGGTAAAATTGTAAAAGAAGTTAGACAAATGGCAGTTGATGAAGTTCATGAAGGAATGAAAGTTTTAACCCTGATAGATCTCATTGAATCAGAAATCAAAAAAAGAGGAGGTTTACCAGCTTTCCCCTGTAACATATCTATAAATGAAGTCACTGCTCATTACACTTCACCATCAGGAGATAAATCCATTTTAAAAGAAGGAGATCTGGTAAAAATTGATCTTGGAGCCCATGTAGAAGGTTACATAGCTGATTCTGCAACCAGCGTGATGATCGGCTCAGGAGAAGGGCCTTTTCGATGTGGAGACAAAAATTATACTCCTGAAAAACAGATGAAAATGATTGAAACTGTTAATAATGCCTTGGAAGTTGCCATTAGTACTGTTCGGCCAGGTTGTCAGTTGGGTAAGATTGGTACGGCTGTTGAAGAGTACATTAATTCCCAGGGGTTTGTTCCAGTTGCAAATTTGACTGGTCACAGTATGAGTAGGTGGATTCTCCATTCTGGCTTATCCATACCAAGCGTGAAGGAGAATAATCCTCATGAATTAGAGGAAGGGGATATTCTGGCAATTGAACCTTTCGTAACTGATGGTGTGGGCATGGTGGGAGACATGAAAGACACATTCATCTTCAAATTCCTGCGTGACCGACCATTACGCCTGAATGATGCCCGAAAATTGCTTGAAATAATAAAAAGGGACTATAAAAATCTTCCTTTCGCCCAAAGATGGTTAGAAGAAGAGCCTAAGATAAGGAAAGTTAATTTAGCCATGAGACAGCTTATTTCTTCCCGGGCTATTTATCCATACCATGTGCTTCGTGAAAAAAGTGGTGCCAGGGTTGCCCAAGCTGAACATACCGTGATTGTGGAATCAGATGGCTGCAAGGTATTAACTTAAATAGAACATAGTGGAGAGTAAATTTCTTACTTTCTTATATTTTTGCACTTTTGATGTTACTATAAACACTAAAATAGTTTAAAAACTATTTTTAATGGAATTTGCAGCTTCAAATGCCCTATCCCTCCCATTATAATCTTCAATTTCTTCATACATCTTTGAAGCCTCTTGAAAAAAATACAAAGCATTATCTTTGTCTTCCTGATTTTCACATGTCAATCCCACATGGTAAACAGCTTCTGCCATATTTTGATAGTCGTTTATTTCCTGAGAATATTCATAAGCTATCTTAAAGCAAGTTGCAGCTTTAGTATAACCACCACTCCTGAGACTCATCACACCCTCTAACATTAATTTAGATATCCTTTTCTCCTTTTCTTTCAATCTTAAACGGTAATATAAAATTATCAAACCGGCATATGCCAAAAACATTGCTCCAGCAATCAGAATTACGTCCATTTTCAGTGCCCCATCCACTTAATTAATCTTAATCTATACCTCCTATGTTTTTTTACCTATTTAAATTCAGTTTTTATGTTAAGTTGAATCTACCCCTTAAATTCCTATTTTTATGGGTTAGGTTTCAATATAGGATAAAATTAAAAATTGACGTTCATTAAAGTCAAAAATGAGAAATACTGACATGAAATTTAAAAAAATGGACATGATAATCAGAATATCGTAGAAATAAAATATCAAATAAACTTATTTAAAAAATAGAAAAATGTAGGGATATTTTTATCCCTTACACGTTTGCTAGTGGGTCTTCTTTTTCACCGCTGCCTTTGTAAGGTACAGGTAGGCCCATGGCCTTCCGTTCATCAATTACCTTCATGGCTTTGGTTTTCTTGTCGGTAGCCAGTTTTTCAAGTAGGCCTAAACCGGGTTTCACATCATCCATTGATTTGGTTTCAATGACTCCAGCTTCAACAGCCTGTTT
Encoded proteins:
- the map gene encoding type II methionyl aminopeptidase; its protein translation is MIEMYQKAGKIVKEVRQMAVDEVHEGMKVLTLIDLIESEIKKRGGLPAFPCNISINEVTAHYTSPSGDKSILKEGDLVKIDLGAHVEGYIADSATSVMIGSGEGPFRCGDKNYTPEKQMKMIETVNNALEVAISTVRPGCQLGKIGTAVEEYINSQGFVPVANLTGHSMSRWILHSGLSIPSVKENNPHELEEGDILAIEPFVTDGVGMVGDMKDTFIFKFLRDRPLRLNDARKLLEIIKRDYKNLPFAQRWLEEEPKIRKVNLAMRQLISSRAIYPYHVLREKSGARVAQAEHTVIVESDGCKVLT
- the minD gene encoding cell division ATPase MinD, whose product is MTRVITIASGKGGVGKTTLTVNLGVALSSFGEKVILLDADVAMANLELVLCMEDKFITLYDVLLGDADIHDAVYDGPAGMKVIPAGVSLQNLRNVKIERLNEVLTSLIGETDILLIDAPAGLEKGALTAIAAAAEIIIITTPEVPSVADALKTKIVASKLGINIIGAVVNRCNNDKIFLSVREIESILEIPVISSIPEDPQVSRASVFGEPFVIKNIQSPAYNSIMQLGADIVGASYTPVGPDKEGVIAKLFQGLLGKR
- a CDS encoding roadblock/LC7 domain-containing protein produces the protein MVEVKMAETNNNTKNDLKFKNENIKIYNTNKNYERILKSINRVKGVKELLLIDQEGRPLAQYDEGKSELGRIPLAALAALQEMMQTISYGVLEQLIVETDIGKILIGKLNEKFALVIITDKNTNIGMIRELLKKDQNFLRFKSNF
- a CDS encoding DUF1622 domain-containing protein, whose translation is MFEEFIHYISYSLAVFGAILVFYGGIRAVFRIIAKELFRKSYQYHDIRLDFTTRIVLGLEFFIAADLIKSILQPTLNDLIVLAVIVAIRTVVGYSLNAELKELSDNK
- a CDS encoding response regulator, with protein sequence MSEAKILVVEDEGLTAMEIQRKLKNWGYEVPSFAFSREEAVKKAKDIKPDLILMDMMLKGKGDGVDAVREIKSENDVPIIYITAYDDIEIRERAESTNPEAYLIKPFEEQELQTKIKNALSGQKTGKKLLEIGKHLDSNSKDLGIIIINSKGLIRYFNNFAYILTGFTPEEIINKCIYEIFPIEEIKHDKKVKTYLEKFIVNENSEITQKTTIKQKNGSIVPVEYNLNYIGNENEFLGTTLIFKDLTQKIKEEESQKNRETLHFEILDTIDQAIIAFNADLKSIYCNNKIKELLDLNEDTIGKSISESIKSIWDEDIAIMCNKTLETNSPSSIIKSFENDLIPLTAEIKVYKLLDGLVVLLNDITEIKRRKDHLERNEKLYCSVVDDQSEIICRFNKDLELTFANKTYYNCFGFKNEANFDCSFSENDLEKMKAQLESFDKEKLKIFELPMKMLNGDTKWWQWVSKVNFDRNREISEYQLVGRDFTQHHINLENHEKMIEKLRSSIKEKNNEFDNIERSYKSKLSGKREEINFLKKIINDNDSKFKSESDGLRATISNQRSEIKLFQERETSFKENITKLENEIKNISNELQKLTNSLENETNLRQENETQLQNKKLELNQQKTKTKNSQNQIITLKRRITGLENSEISLKESKKHLEKEIINNQKELDEITSNLDLEISKRLSTEKALEEVKCQMINKIKEKDKEIQGIKHDFKAKLSNLESSDRLTRASLEKNQKTLENMHSSVVANMKMISSLNRLHSDYVIDQMVEKLQDGRSYLRSFGMIHEKLYHSPDLQTINAQDYLESVLSDVSHSHGAKNVDMSIKTNGIYLDIEKTVLSGLIVTELVINSFKHAFTNNKKGKIGVELSFVNENLVIKVSDNGIGLQHIELEKTDTFGLQLVKTIVEQSEGSLDFNGEDGANFIIKIPSADNLIK